One window of the Actinomyces procaprae genome contains the following:
- a CDS encoding nitrate reductase subunit alpha, with the protein MSTPTAPIVPGPDARIESAPGLFTLGSYLRRGEASTDARRLFLEGGRDADSFYRHRWSHDKMVHSTHGVNCTGSCAWEVYVTDGVITWEKQITDYPTTGPDMPEYEPRGCPRGAAFSWYTYSPTRIRYPYVRSVLLDAFRAARQRHDGDAVAAWAEVTGDPATSRAYKSARGRGGMVRVGWDEAMDLIAAAYVHTIRTWGPDRCAGFSVIPAMSMLSYGAGARFHELIGGTMLSFYDWYADLPPASPQVFGDQTDVPEAGDWYNAQYLIMWGSNLPLTRTPDAHFMTEARYHGQKVVAVSPDYADNTKFADQWLRVAPGTDGALGMAMGHVILSEFHVGRREPFFLDYMRRHTDAPFLVELVPSPDGSGTVPGRFVTADGVAGVADDLPRGEFRPLVWDRERGPADPGGTLADRFTPEGEGKWNLLMEGVDPIMSIAELADDGAAGAPSPAGPAPARAVVEPTEILLPRFDLPGSQTPTGSVGGGVIRRGVPATRLPDGRLITTVYDLLLADYAVSRPGLPGQWPADYHDATIPGTPAWAAELTGVPGPATIRVARDFAVNAIESGGRSQIVMGAGINHYYHADQIYRTLLALTSMCATQGVNGGGWAHYVGQEKVRPIAGWSQFAFALDWHRPARQMISTGFWYLTTDQWRYDDTQADRLASPLGAGTLAGKTVSDTLVEAMRRGWTPSYPTFDRNPLLLGQQAAAAGMDPKDYVVDQLTRGELRFACEDPDAPENFPRILASWRTNLLGSSAKGTEFFLRHMVGSGGDVNATETPAGRRPESMTWREEAPQGKLDLMWTADFRNTSTTLHSDVVLPAATWYEKYDLSTTDMHPFIHSFNMAIDPPWEARSDFDIYQQLAELVSAWAPKYLGTQTDVVAAPLTHDTPDAMTMPHGDTAALPQAWVPGVTMPKLVPIERDYTQIRNKFDAVGPLVESPGIPIKGIMLHPEREMERLRRAHGTGVGAAAGRPLIDTPIRAGDAVMHMSGATNGHLATQGWQTLSRRTGTPLVELSEEEAGKQVTFADTQLRPQPVITTPEWSGSEHGGRRYSAFVVNVEHAKPWHTLTGRMHYYLDHDWMRDMGESLPTFRPPLDFAALYGEAAPGQVGTAPDGAVQVAVRYLTVHNKWAIHSQYYDNLHMLTLGRGGQTIWMSPADADKIGVQDNEWVEAYNRNGVVAARAVVSHRIPEGTVFMHHAQERTMNTPLTESSGRRGGTHNSLTRIVLKPSHFAGGYAQLSYAFNYIGPTGNNRDEVTLIRRRTNQEVTF; encoded by the coding sequence ATGAGCACACCCACCGCCCCGATCGTCCCCGGACCCGACGCCAGGATAGAAAGCGCCCCGGGCCTGTTCACCCTGGGCTCCTACCTGCGCCGGGGTGAGGCCTCCACCGACGCCCGCCGACTGTTTCTCGAGGGCGGACGCGACGCCGACTCCTTCTACCGGCACCGGTGGAGCCACGACAAGATGGTCCACTCCACCCACGGCGTGAACTGCACCGGCTCCTGCGCCTGGGAGGTCTACGTCACCGACGGCGTGATCACCTGGGAGAAGCAGATCACCGACTACCCCACCACGGGGCCGGACATGCCCGAGTACGAGCCCCGCGGCTGCCCGCGCGGCGCAGCCTTCTCCTGGTACACCTACTCCCCCACGCGCATCCGCTACCCGTATGTGCGCAGCGTGCTGCTGGACGCATTCCGCGCCGCCCGGCAGCGGCACGACGGCGACGCCGTCGCCGCCTGGGCGGAGGTCACCGGGGACCCGGCCACCTCCCGCGCCTACAAGTCCGCACGCGGACGCGGCGGGATGGTGCGCGTCGGCTGGGACGAGGCGATGGACCTCATCGCCGCCGCCTACGTGCACACCATCCGCACCTGGGGGCCGGACCGCTGCGCCGGGTTCTCCGTCATCCCGGCGATGTCGATGCTCTCCTACGGGGCCGGCGCCCGCTTCCACGAGCTCATCGGCGGCACCATGCTGTCCTTCTACGACTGGTACGCGGACCTGCCGCCGGCCTCCCCGCAGGTGTTCGGCGACCAGACCGACGTGCCCGAGGCCGGCGACTGGTACAACGCCCAGTACCTGATCATGTGGGGCTCGAACCTGCCGCTGACCCGCACCCCGGACGCCCACTTCATGACCGAGGCCCGCTACCACGGGCAGAAGGTCGTGGCCGTCTCCCCCGACTACGCCGACAACACCAAGTTCGCCGACCAGTGGCTGCGGGTGGCCCCCGGCACCGACGGTGCCCTGGGCATGGCCATGGGGCACGTGATCCTGTCCGAGTTCCACGTCGGACGGCGCGAGCCCTTCTTCCTGGACTACATGCGCCGTCACACCGACGCCCCGTTCCTGGTGGAGCTGGTCCCCTCCCCCGACGGCTCCGGAACCGTACCGGGCCGCTTCGTCACCGCCGACGGCGTGGCCGGGGTGGCCGACGACCTGCCCCGCGGCGAGTTCCGGCCGCTGGTGTGGGACCGCGAGCGCGGCCCCGCCGACCCGGGCGGTACGCTCGCCGACCGCTTCACCCCCGAGGGCGAGGGCAAGTGGAACCTGCTCATGGAGGGCGTGGACCCGATCATGTCCATCGCCGAGCTCGCCGACGACGGCGCAGCGGGCGCGCCCTCCCCGGCCGGCCCCGCACCGGCGCGCGCCGTCGTCGAGCCCACGGAGATCCTGCTGCCCCGCTTCGACCTGCCCGGCTCCCAGACGCCCACCGGATCCGTCGGAGGCGGAGTGATCCGGCGGGGCGTGCCCGCGACCCGCCTGCCCGACGGGCGTCTGATCACCACCGTCTACGACCTGCTGCTGGCCGACTACGCGGTGTCCCGCCCCGGGCTGCCCGGCCAGTGGCCCGCCGACTACCACGACGCCACCATCCCGGGCACACCCGCCTGGGCGGCGGAACTCACCGGCGTCCCCGGGCCCGCCACGATCCGGGTGGCGCGCGACTTCGCCGTCAACGCCATCGAGTCCGGCGGCCGCTCCCAGATCGTCATGGGTGCCGGTATCAACCACTACTACCACGCGGACCAGATCTACCGGACGCTGCTGGCACTGACCTCCATGTGCGCCACCCAGGGCGTCAACGGTGGCGGCTGGGCCCACTACGTCGGCCAGGAGAAGGTCCGCCCCATCGCCGGCTGGTCGCAGTTCGCCTTCGCCCTGGACTGGCACCGGCCCGCCCGCCAGATGATCTCCACGGGCTTCTGGTACCTGACCACCGACCAGTGGCGCTACGACGACACCCAGGCCGACCGCCTGGCCTCCCCACTGGGCGCCGGCACCCTGGCGGGCAAGACCGTCTCAGACACGCTGGTGGAGGCGATGCGGCGCGGCTGGACCCCCTCCTACCCGACCTTCGACCGCAACCCGCTGCTGCTGGGCCAGCAGGCCGCCGCCGCGGGCATGGATCCCAAGGACTACGTCGTCGACCAGCTGACCCGGGGCGAGCTGCGCTTCGCCTGTGAGGACCCGGACGCCCCGGAGAACTTCCCCCGCATCCTGGCCTCCTGGCGCACCAACCTGCTGGGCTCCTCCGCCAAGGGCACCGAGTTCTTCCTGCGCCACATGGTCGGCTCCGGCGGTGACGTCAACGCGACCGAGACCCCCGCCGGACGCCGCCCGGAATCCATGACCTGGAGGGAGGAGGCGCCCCAGGGCAAGCTCGACCTGATGTGGACGGCGGACTTCCGCAACACCTCCACCACGCTGCACTCCGACGTCGTGCTGCCGGCGGCCACCTGGTATGAGAAGTACGACCTGTCCACCACGGACATGCACCCCTTCATCCACTCCTTCAACATGGCGATCGACCCGCCGTGGGAGGCGCGCAGCGACTTCGACATCTACCAGCAGCTGGCCGAGCTGGTCAGCGCCTGGGCGCCCAAGTACCTGGGCACCCAGACCGACGTCGTCGCCGCCCCGCTCACCCACGACACCCCCGACGCCATGACCATGCCGCATGGGGACACCGCCGCCCTGCCCCAGGCGTGGGTGCCGGGCGTGACCATGCCCAAGCTGGTGCCGATCGAGCGCGACTACACCCAGATCCGCAACAAGTTCGACGCCGTCGGCCCCCTGGTGGAGTCCCCCGGCATCCCCATCAAGGGCATCATGCTGCACCCGGAGCGGGAGATGGAGCGGCTGCGGCGCGCCCACGGCACCGGCGTCGGCGCGGCGGCGGGCCGTCCGCTGATCGACACTCCCATCCGGGCCGGCGACGCCGTCATGCACATGTCCGGCGCCACCAACGGGCATCTGGCCACCCAGGGCTGGCAGACCCTGTCCCGGCGCACCGGTACCCCGCTGGTGGAGCTGAGCGAGGAGGAGGCCGGCAAGCAGGTCACCTTCGCCGACACCCAGCTCAGGCCCCAGCCGGTGATCACCACCCCGGAGTGGTCCGGCTCGGAGCACGGGGGCAGGCGCTACTCGGCCTTCGTGGTCAATGTGGAGCACGCCAAGCCGTGGCACACGCTCACCGGCCGCATGCACTACTACCTGGACCACGACTGGATGCGGGACATGGGCGAATCGCTGCCAACCTTCCGCCCGCCGCTGGACTTCGCCGCCCTGTACGGGGAGGCCGCCCCCGGGCAGGTGGGCACCGCCCCCGACGGCGCCGTGCAGGTGGCCGTGCGCTACCTGACGGTCCACAACAAGTGGGCGATTCACTCCCAGTACTACGACAACCTGCACATGCTCACCCTGGGCAGGGGCGGCCAGACGATCTGGATGAGCCCGGCGGACGCGGACAAGATCGGCGTACAGGACAACGAGTGGGTGGAGGCCTATAACCGCAACGGGGTCGTGGCCGCCCGGGCGGTCGTCTCCCACCGCATCCCCGAGGGCACGGTGTTCATGCACCACGCCCAGGAGCGCACCATGAACACGCCACTGACCGAGTCCTCCGGCCGCCGCGGCGGCACCCATAACTCGCTGACCCGGATCGTGCTCAAGCCCAGTCACTTCGCGGGCGGGTACGCCCAGCTGTCCTACGCCTTCAACTACATCGGCCCCACCGGCAACAACCGCGACGAGGTGACGCTGATTCGTCGTCGCACCAACCAGGAGGTGACCTTCTGA
- a CDS encoding MFS transporter, with protein MSQLDTSGRVLTGWNPEEPDNWSASIAWRTLAITTFSLMLGFTVWFLPSAVAPRLNEIGFELTKNQIYWITSMPGLSCAALRLIYMFLPATIGSRKMIGWSSLLYILPMLGWFFAVQNPSTPFATLLALSFTCGIGAATFSGYMPSTGFFFPKRLSGTALGLQGGLGNMGMSVIQLAAPFLMSTSLFGLTWVAPYADGAPRVFNATVFFLPWSLIAAALAFAYIKDVPVKANIRQQLDIFGNIDTWLMTVLYIMTFGIFSGFAAQTANIINNNYGASSPLAQTLAAADLPKGASYAFIGTLLGSFLRFAWGPLCDRFGGAIWTFVSAVGMAVTMTFCGWQVATADDAGDFRVFMAGLLAMFFFAGVGNASTFKQMPMIMPKRQAGGAIGFTAAVASLGPFLVGIALTLMPTYTFFYGCAAFCVVCAVICWIRYAGPSAKRPG; from the coding sequence ATGAGTCAGCTCGACACCTCCGGCCGAGTCTTAACCGGTTGGAACCCGGAGGAGCCGGACAACTGGTCGGCGTCGATCGCCTGGCGCACACTGGCCATCACCACCTTCTCCCTCATGCTCGGATTCACGGTGTGGTTCCTGCCCAGCGCCGTCGCCCCGCGCCTGAACGAGATCGGCTTCGAGCTGACGAAGAACCAGATCTACTGGATCACCTCCATGCCGGGCCTGTCCTGCGCGGCGCTGCGCCTGATCTACATGTTCCTGCCGGCCACCATCGGCTCGCGCAAGATGATCGGCTGGTCCTCACTGCTGTACATCCTGCCCATGCTCGGCTGGTTCTTCGCCGTGCAGAATCCCTCCACCCCCTTCGCCACCCTGCTGGCCCTGTCCTTCACCTGCGGCATCGGCGCCGCCACCTTCTCCGGCTACATGCCCTCCACCGGCTTCTTCTTCCCCAAGCGCCTGTCCGGCACGGCACTGGGCCTGCAGGGCGGACTGGGCAATATGGGCATGAGCGTCATCCAGCTGGCCGCACCATTCCTGATGAGCACGAGCCTGTTCGGGCTCACCTGGGTGGCCCCCTACGCCGACGGCGCCCCCCGGGTCTTCAACGCCACCGTCTTCTTCCTGCCGTGGTCCCTGATCGCGGCAGCACTGGCCTTCGCCTACATCAAGGATGTTCCGGTCAAGGCCAATATCCGCCAGCAGCTGGACATCTTCGGCAACATCGACACCTGGCTGATGACGGTCCTGTACATCATGACCTTCGGCATCTTCTCCGGCTTCGCCGCCCAGACCGCCAACATCATCAACAACAACTACGGCGCCTCCTCCCCACTGGCCCAGACGCTGGCCGCCGCCGACCTGCCCAAGGGCGCCTCCTACGCCTTCATCGGCACCCTGCTGGGCTCCTTCCTGCGCTTCGCCTGGGGTCCCCTGTGCGACCGCTTCGGCGGCGCCATCTGGACCTTCGTGTCCGCCGTCGGCATGGCCGTCACCATGACCTTCTGCGGCTGGCAGGTCGCCACTGCCGACGACGCCGGCGACTTCCGCGTATTCATGGCCGGCCTGCTGGCCATGTTCTTCTTCGCCGGGGTGGGCAACGCCTCCACCTTCAAGCAGATGCCCATGATCATGCCCAAGCGGCAGGCGGGCGGGGCGATCGGCTTCACCGCCGCCGTCGCCTCCCTCGGCCCGTTCCTGGTCGGCATCGCCCTGACCCTGATGCCCACCTACACGTTCTTCTACGGCTGTGCCGCCTTCTGCGTGGTGTGCGCCGTCATCTGCTGGATCCGCTACGCCGGCCCGTCCGCCAAGCGGCCCGGCTGA
- a CDS encoding MogA/MoaB family molybdenum cofactor biosynthesis protein, whose translation MSEPTPQRPGAVPEAPSVRQKGPRPLPEPVKGTVITVSDRCVSGEREDVSGPLAARLLGEHDVVVDSVKVVPDGVESVRAAIEEAVSAGARVVLTTGGTGVTPRDLTPEGTAPVLAVRLEGIEAQIRAYGLTQTPLSSLSRGLVGVTSRDADGVLVVNAPGSRGGVKDTIAVVGPLVPHVLEQLGGGDH comes from the coding sequence ATGAGCGAGCCGACTCCACAACGCCCCGGTGCCGTGCCGGAGGCGCCGTCCGTACGCCAGAAGGGGCCGCGTCCCCTGCCCGAGCCGGTGAAGGGCACCGTGATCACGGTCTCCGACCGCTGCGTGAGTGGCGAGCGCGAGGATGTCTCCGGTCCGCTGGCGGCGCGGCTGCTGGGTGAGCACGACGTCGTCGTCGACTCCGTGAAGGTGGTGCCCGACGGCGTCGAGTCGGTGCGCGCCGCCATCGAGGAGGCCGTGTCGGCCGGGGCGCGGGTGGTGCTCACCACCGGTGGTACCGGGGTCACGCCGCGGGACCTGACCCCAGAGGGCACCGCGCCGGTGCTGGCGGTGAGACTGGAGGGGATCGAGGCGCAGATTCGCGCCTACGGGCTGACCCAGACCCCGTTGTCGAGCTTGTCGCGCGGGCTGGTCGGGGTCACCAGCCGTGATGCCGACGGCGTGCTCGTGGTCAACGCCCCCGGCTCGCGCGGCGGTGTCAAGGACACCATCGCCGTGGTGGGCCCGCTGGTGCCGCACGTCCTGGAGCAGCTCGGCGGCGGCGACCACTGA
- the mobA gene encoding molybdenum cofactor guanylyltransferase, translating to MTQARRLDVVVLAGGTGRRLGGASKPDVLLDGTRLLDHVLSGIEHVRTELPPGRVVVVAPPTVMVPAGVLQALEDPPLGGPVAGIAAGLARLAAVEHASATDAPGTADVVGGGRLSAIVTCDAPDSWRALPLLVEALEGRVGVDGACVVDGDHVQYLLGAYRTAALDAAVAPGGVALRDVAVRRALGGMDLVQVDLHAHGEALTRAARDLDTWEDIRAYSRRDR from the coding sequence ATGACGCAGGCGAGGCGCCTGGACGTCGTCGTCCTTGCTGGGGGCACCGGGAGGCGCCTGGGCGGAGCATCGAAGCCAGACGTGCTCCTTGACGGCACCCGCCTCCTGGACCACGTGCTGTCCGGGATTGAACACGTGCGCACCGAGCTTCCGCCTGGCCGTGTCGTTGTGGTGGCACCGCCTACCGTCATGGTTCCAGCGGGGGTACTTCAGGCATTGGAGGATCCGCCGTTGGGCGGGCCGGTGGCCGGAATTGCGGCCGGGCTGGCCCGGCTCGCCGCCGTCGAGCACGCATCGGCGACTGATGCGCCAGGGACGGCCGACGTCGTCGGCGGCGGGCGCCTGAGTGCGATCGTCACCTGTGATGCCCCGGACTCATGGCGGGCGCTGCCGCTACTGGTGGAGGCACTGGAAGGGCGCGTCGGGGTGGACGGAGCCTGCGTGGTTGACGGCGATCACGTGCAGTACCTTCTGGGCGCGTACCGGACTGCGGCTCTGGACGCGGCAGTCGCGCCGGGCGGTGTGGCGCTACGGGATGTCGCGGTGCGGCGGGCCCTGGGTGGGATGGACTTGGTTCAAGTCGACCTGCACGCACACGGGGAGGCGCTTACCCGTGCCGCGCGTGACCTCGACACGTGGGAGGACATCCGCGCCTACTCCCGCCGAGATCGGTAG
- the moaC gene encoding cyclic pyranopterin monophosphate synthase MoaC has protein sequence MTHLDEAGAAHMVDVSAKHPTIRTATATAFVACSPVIVAALRDDAVPKGDALAVARIAGIAAAKRVPELLPLAHVIGVHACSVDLHIDDDGVRIATMVRTADRTGVEMEALTAATVAGLALVDMVKGVDRDVALREAKVTSKSGGRSGDWVRPGEDPGISGLPPVADRDSAGREEE, from the coding sequence CTGACTCACCTGGATGAAGCGGGCGCCGCACACATGGTGGACGTGTCCGCCAAGCACCCCACCATTCGCACAGCCACCGCGACCGCATTCGTGGCCTGCTCTCCGGTAATAGTCGCAGCACTGCGCGACGACGCCGTGCCCAAGGGCGACGCGCTCGCGGTGGCGCGCATCGCCGGGATCGCCGCAGCCAAGCGCGTACCGGAGCTGCTGCCGCTGGCACACGTTATCGGAGTGCACGCCTGCAGCGTGGACCTGCATATCGACGACGACGGCGTGCGCATCGCGACTATGGTGCGCACCGCCGACCGCACCGGAGTGGAGATGGAGGCGCTGACGGCGGCCACGGTCGCAGGCCTGGCGCTGGTGGACATGGTCAAGGGCGTTGACCGGGATGTGGCCCTGCGCGAGGCGAAGGTGACGTCAAAGTCCGGTGGTCGCTCCGGTGATTGGGTACGTCCGGGAGAGGACCCCGGGATTAGCGGCCTCCCGCCGGTGGCTGATCGTGACAGTGCCGGCCGGGAGGAGGAATGA
- the glp gene encoding gephyrin-like molybdotransferase Glp, which yields MTSPMLPPEEYLARVLRTLKPLDPVEVPLARAHGLVLAEDVRAAVPVPPWTNSAMDGYAVRAVDVAATRRAPVTLPVSGDVPAGAAPVRLAAGTALRIMTGAMLPEGADAVVRVEDTDQAPGAGPLPQRVEVRAAVDPGANVRHAGEDVTVNQVVLRAGTRLRATAVSAIASVGHCVVRAVPRPRVAVVITGAELADAGKGLTAGTIPDSNGPLLSGLVAEHGARLAAVLRSADSPNALAETLRAAAADADLIVTSGGVSVGAYDPFAALAAARGQSAGPAGDDIELATAKVAMQPGKPQGYGAVRADDGRRVPVIGLPGNPVSVLVSFTTIVAPVLARLSGHDTAAEPHASHDGEKRTTARAAVGWRSPRGRRQHVPVRFVASPDPLPAGAPPDAVWVEPSHRLGSGSHLVASLPAAQALAVVDADVQAVEAGDQVRLLALSSPAAPVPGPVR from the coding sequence ATGACCTCCCCCATGCTGCCGCCCGAGGAATACCTCGCCCGAGTGCTGCGCACCCTCAAGCCGCTGGACCCGGTAGAGGTGCCGTTGGCGCGCGCGCACGGCCTGGTGCTGGCCGAGGATGTGCGTGCCGCCGTGCCGGTACCACCCTGGACGAACTCCGCCATGGACGGATACGCCGTGCGCGCCGTTGACGTGGCGGCCACGCGCAGGGCTCCCGTCACCCTGCCGGTATCGGGCGACGTGCCGGCAGGAGCAGCGCCGGTGCGGCTGGCCGCGGGTACAGCGCTGCGGATCATGACCGGCGCCATGCTGCCTGAGGGCGCCGACGCCGTCGTCAGGGTCGAGGACACCGACCAGGCCCCGGGAGCGGGCCCCCTGCCGCAGCGGGTGGAGGTGCGCGCCGCCGTCGATCCGGGCGCCAATGTGCGTCACGCCGGGGAGGACGTCACCGTGAACCAGGTCGTGCTGCGGGCGGGAACACGGCTGCGGGCCACGGCCGTGTCCGCCATCGCGTCTGTGGGCCACTGCGTGGTGCGGGCAGTGCCACGGCCGCGCGTCGCCGTCGTCATCACCGGTGCAGAGCTGGCTGACGCGGGTAAGGGCCTGACCGCCGGCACCATCCCGGACTCCAACGGTCCGCTGCTGTCGGGGCTGGTGGCCGAGCACGGGGCGCGACTGGCCGCTGTGCTCCGTAGTGCCGACTCACCGAACGCACTGGCCGAGACCCTCCGTGCAGCCGCGGCCGACGCCGACCTCATCGTCACCTCCGGGGGCGTCTCGGTGGGCGCCTACGATCCTTTCGCTGCCCTGGCCGCCGCCCGCGGGCAGTCGGCGGGCCCGGCAGGGGACGACATCGAGCTGGCAACCGCCAAGGTGGCGATGCAGCCCGGCAAGCCGCAGGGATACGGGGCCGTTCGAGCCGACGACGGAAGGCGAGTTCCGGTCATCGGACTACCCGGGAACCCGGTGAGCGTACTCGTGTCCTTCACTACGATCGTCGCCCCCGTCCTGGCCCGCCTGTCCGGCCACGACACCGCCGCCGAGCCGCACGCATCCCATGACGGCGAGAAACGTACGACGGCGCGGGCCGCCGTCGGCTGGCGCAGCCCAAGGGGACGCCGCCAGCATGTGCCGGTACGCTTCGTCGCGTCTCCGGATCCGCTGCCCGCGGGGGCGCCGCCGGACGCCGTCTGGGTGGAGCCGTCACACCGGCTGGGGTCGGGATCCCACCTGGTCGCCTCCCTGCCGGCAGCGCAGGCGCTGGCTGTAGTCGACGCGGATGTTCAGGCGGTCGAGGCCGGAGACCAGGTCCGCCTACTAGCACTGTCAAGCCCCGCGGCCCCGGTACCAGGCCCAGTCCGGTAG
- a CDS encoding molybdenum cofactor biosynthesis protein MoaE, translated as MVRAEVTSAALDTAGLASAVADPAAGAIATFDGRVRDHDDGRGVTGISYSAHPGANEVIGQIVARIAARDGLRALAVAHRVGELEVGETALAVAVSADHRASAFSAVSDIVEEVKARLPVWKQQVFADGSRAWSNTP; from the coding sequence ATTGTGCGCGCCGAAGTCACCTCTGCCGCGCTCGACACCGCTGGGCTCGCCAGCGCGGTTGCGGACCCGGCTGCCGGCGCGATCGCCACCTTCGATGGCAGAGTCCGCGACCACGACGACGGGCGCGGGGTTACCGGTATCAGCTATTCGGCACATCCCGGCGCGAACGAGGTGATCGGTCAGATCGTGGCCCGGATCGCCGCCAGGGATGGGCTACGTGCGCTCGCGGTTGCTCACCGCGTCGGTGAGCTCGAGGTGGGGGAGACGGCGCTGGCGGTGGCGGTGAGCGCGGACCACCGCGCCTCCGCATTCTCGGCCGTGAGCGACATCGTTGAAGAAGTCAAGGCCCGGCTGCCCGTCTGGAAGCAGCAGGTCTTTGCGGACGGCTCCCGCGCCTGGTCCAATACGCCCTGA
- a CDS encoding MoaD/ThiS family protein: MADIPDSSTGTNAVGTIAIELRYFAAAAQAAGRTEERLELPAGTTLAGLRELLAGRGLELAKLIGVSSYLVNSLSAPADSLTELHDRDRVDVLPPFAGG; encoded by the coding sequence TTGGCCGACATCCCCGACTCCAGCACCGGCACAAATGCCGTCGGCACCATCGCCATCGAGCTGCGCTACTTCGCCGCCGCCGCGCAGGCGGCGGGCCGCACCGAGGAGCGGCTGGAACTACCCGCGGGCACAACCCTGGCGGGGCTGCGCGAGCTGCTGGCCGGACGCGGCCTGGAGCTTGCCAAGCTAATCGGCGTGTCCAGCTACCTGGTCAACTCCCTGTCGGCCCCGGCCGACTCGCTGACCGAACTGCACGACCGCGACCGGGTAGACGTTCTACCGCCTTTCGCAGGCGGCTGA
- the moaA gene encoding GTP 3',8-cyclase MoaA, with protein sequence MSAQATTVVPTAVPEQLLDRFGRTVRDLRVSVTDRCNLRCTYCMPAHGLAWLPGPQLLTVAEIARLARLAVERLGVERIRLTGGEPLLRRDLEQIVAALSALRTRAGAKPDIGLTTNGLGLDKRAPGLRAAGLDRVNVSIDALDPRQYAALTRRDRLDDVLRGVAGAQAAGLAPIKVNAVAVPEGLEERAPQLAAECLRRGWQLRFIEHMPLGPRGTWKANDVVGAEQVLAVLRRAGFALTPVGRPDRRPAALWEVAAGTGPDGADYPAGRVGVIASVTAPFCADCDRTRLTADGRLLTCLFSAAETDLRGPMRAGADDEELLRIWADSAWHKPRAHGMNDPRSPSEFTAPARTMSAIGG encoded by the coding sequence ATGAGCGCGCAGGCCACAACCGTTGTGCCCACGGCGGTCCCCGAGCAGCTGCTGGATCGCTTCGGGCGCACCGTGCGCGACCTGAGGGTTTCGGTGACCGACCGCTGCAACCTGCGCTGCACCTACTGCATGCCGGCGCACGGCCTCGCGTGGTTACCCGGCCCGCAGCTGCTGACGGTTGCGGAGATCGCCCGGCTCGCCCGGCTGGCCGTGGAGCGACTGGGGGTGGAGCGGATTCGACTGACCGGCGGCGAGCCGTTGCTGCGCCGGGACCTGGAACAGATCGTCGCCGCCTTGTCCGCCCTGCGCACCCGCGCCGGCGCTAAGCCGGATATCGGCCTGACCACCAACGGGCTGGGGCTGGACAAGCGGGCCCCGGGGCTGCGCGCGGCGGGCCTGGACCGGGTAAACGTGTCCATCGACGCCCTCGATCCCCGCCAGTACGCCGCCCTGACCCGCCGCGACCGGCTGGATGACGTGCTGCGCGGCGTCGCCGGGGCGCAGGCGGCGGGATTGGCCCCCATCAAGGTCAACGCCGTCGCCGTGCCCGAGGGTCTTGAGGAGCGCGCTCCACAGCTGGCGGCGGAGTGCCTGCGGCGCGGCTGGCAGCTGCGCTTCATCGAGCACATGCCGCTGGGGCCGCGCGGCACCTGGAAGGCGAACGACGTCGTCGGCGCCGAGCAAGTGCTGGCAGTGCTGCGGCGGGCGGGCTTCGCACTGACTCCCGTGGGCAGACCCGACCGGCGTCCGGCAGCACTTTGGGAGGTGGCCGCAGGTACGGGCCCTGACGGGGCCGACTATCCGGCAGGCCGAGTCGGAGTCATCGCGTCAGTGACGGCGCCCTTCTGCGCCGACTGCGATCGGACCCGGCTGACGGCCGACGGGCGGCTGCTCACCTGCTTGTTCTCGGCGGCGGAGACCGACCTGCGCGGCCCCATGCGCGCAGGCGCCGACGACGAAGAACTGTTGCGCATCTGGGCTGACTCCGCCTGGCACAAGCCCCGCGCGCACGGGATGAACGATCCGCGCTCGCCCTCCGAGTTCACCGCCCCAGCCCGGACCATGTCCGCCATCGGCGGCTAG
- a CDS encoding DUF2249 domain-containing protein: protein MSEEPRLIPIRESHSHHTCGCGETSTERMSLDVRPIPHRLRHPAVLGAVSSLAVGEGFELVAPHVPTPLLAQIDQLPMTVRHTLLEAEDGFARVEILRVG from the coding sequence ATGAGCGAGGAGCCGAGGCTCATTCCCATCCGGGAGTCCCACTCCCACCACACCTGTGGCTGCGGCGAGACGAGCACCGAACGCATGAGCCTGGACGTGCGGCCGATCCCCCACCGACTGCGCCACCCGGCGGTGCTCGGCGCCGTCTCCTCACTGGCAGTAGGTGAAGGATTCGAACTGGTAGCCCCACACGTGCCCACGCCGCTGCTGGCCCAGATCGACCAGTTGCCCATGACCGTCCGACACACACTGCTTGAGGCCGAGGACGGCTTCGCCCGCGTGGAGATCCTGCGCGTCGGCTGA